A stretch of the Panicum virgatum strain AP13 chromosome 9N, P.virgatum_v5, whole genome shotgun sequence genome encodes the following:
- the LOC120689586 gene encoding F-box/kelch-repeat protein SKIP11-like has translation MDLCGKREDMALQGEDSCLTPRASRGGRGGCEMESRWAEGLLEGGGRKRRVPEESEDDVQEMDEVDCGGKRSKPPSPQPHTPDIREAHAPGRCRIAVAGSGVNLIGEIGRDLSINCLLRLSRSEYGSVASLNRDFQSLVRGGEIYRLRQQNNISEHWVYFSCNVLEWDAYDPYRERWMTVPKMPHDECFMCSDKESLAVGTELLVFGMAHIVFRYSILTNSWTRGEVMNSPRCLFGSASIGEKAYVAGGTDSLGRILSSAELYNSETHTWTPLPSMNRARKNCSGVFMDGKFYVIGGVTNNNMILTCGEEYDVQRKSWRVIENMSGGLNGVSGAPPLISVVKNELYAADYSENDVKKYDKQKNKWITLGKLPERSASMNGWGLAFRACGERLIIIGGPRTSVGGMLELNSWIPDDKPPVWNLIARRPSGNFVYNCAVMGC, from the coding sequence ATGGATCTCTGCGGCAAGAGAGAGGACATGGCGCTGCAAGGCGAGGATTCCTGCCTCACGCCCCGCGCTTCGCGGGGCGGGCGGGGCGGCTGCGAGATGGAGTCGCGGTGGGCAGAGGGCCTCCTCGAAGGTGGTGGCCGGAAGCGCCGCGTGCCGGAGGAATCCGAGGACGATGTCCAGGAAATGGATGAGGTGGATTGCGGCGGCAAGCGGAGcaagccgccgtcgccgcagccGCACACACCGGACATCCGTGAGGCTCATGCCCCCGGCCGCTGCCGCATCGCGGTGGCCGGCAGTGGGGTTAACCTCATAGGAGAAATCGGCCGGGACCTGTCCATCAACTGCCTCCTCCGGCTGTCCCGGTCAGAATATGGCTCGGTTGCATCGTTGAACCGGGATTTCCAGTCTCTGGTGCGTGGAGGGGAGATTTACAGGCTGCGGCAGCAGAATAACATCTCTGAGCATTGGGTGTACTTCTCCTGCAATGTTCTGGAGTGGGATGCATATGACCCCTACCGGGAGCGTTGGATGACAGTCCCCAAGATGCCGCATGACGAGTGCTTCATGTGCTCGGACAAGGAGTCTTTGGCTGTGGGTACCGAGCTGCTTGTATTTGGGATGGCACACATTGTCTTCAGATACAGCATACTGACAAACTCTTGGACACGAGGCGAGGTGATGAATTCGCCGCGGTGTCTGTTTGGGTCAGCAAGCATCGGAGAGAAGGCATATGTTGCTGGTGGCACTGATTCTCTTGGCAGGATCCTCAGCTCAGCAGAGCTGTACAACTCTGAAACACACACCTGGACACCCCTTCCTAGCATGAACAGGGCACGGAAAAATTGCTCTGGGGTGTTCATGGATGGCAAGTTTTATGTGATTGGCGGTGTGACCAACAACAACATGATCTTGACCTGCGGTGAAGAGTATGATGTGCAGCGCAAGTCTTGGAGGGTGATTGAGAACATGTCTGGGGGCCTAAATGGAGTGAGTGGTGCACCCCCGCTTATTTCAGTGGTGAAGAATGAGCTGTACGCCGCTGATTATAGTGAGAATGATGTGAAGAAGTATGACAAGCAGAAAAATAAGTGGATCACTCTTGGTAAATTGCCTGAGCGATCTGCGTCCATGAATGGCTGGGGCCTTGCATTCAGGGCATGTGGTGAGAGACTGATTATCATTGGTGGGCCAAGAACTTCTGTTGGGGGCATGCTTGAGCTCAACTCATGGATTCCCGATGACAAGCCACCTGTGTGGAATTTGATTGCCAGACGGCCATCAGGGAATTTTGTGTATAATTGCGCTGTGATGGGCTGCTGA
- the LOC120691898 gene encoding uncharacterized oxidoreductase At4g09670-like — translation MSAPAAPVQPAPPRPVRFGILGCADIARKVSRALLMLPPGAATVAAVGSRSEDKARRFIAETGLPAARPHGSYESLLGDPDVEAVYLPLPTSLHVPWATAAAARGKHLLLEKPTALCAADLDAILAACDASGVQFMDTTMWIHNPRTAKMREIVADKDAFGDVRVIHSMCGFRASEYFLQNDIRVKPDLDALGVLGDVGWYSIRSILWAVEYELPETVIAHRHPVKNQAGVILACGATLYWADGKTATFNCSFLTNLAFDVTVYGTHGTLHVTDLVIPYEEKYGEFSVASKSNFVKPTIGWDPLPCKHVVTTDLPQEALMVQEFSRLVQNIRDAGGRPEGKWPAITRKTQVVLDAVKASIDKGSEPVEVAS, via the exons ATGTcggcccccgccgcgccggtgCAGCCGGCGCCCCCGCGCCCGGTGCGTTTCGGCATCCTCGGCTGCGCCGACATCGCGCGCAAGGTCTCGCGAGCCCTTCTGATGCTCccgcccggcgccgccaccgtcgccgccgtcggcaGCCGCTCCGAGGACAAGGCCCGCCGCTTCATCGCCGAGACCGGCCTCCCCGCGGCGCGCCCCCACGGCTCCTACGAGTCCCTCCTCGGCGACCCGGACGTGGAGGCCGTCTACCTCCCGCTCCCCACCAGCCTCCACGTGCCCtgggccacggccgccgccgcgcggggcaAGCACCTGCTCCTCGAGAAGCCCACGGCGCTGTGCGCCGCCGACCTCGACGCCATCCTCGCCGCCTGCGATGCCTCGGGGGTCCAATTCATGGACACCACCATGTGGATCCACAACCCGCGCACCGCCAAGATGCGGGAGATCGTCGCCGACAAGGACGCCTTCGGCGACGTCAGAGTG ATACACAGTATGTGTGGCTTTCGGGCATCTGAATATTTCCTCCAGAATGACATCAGAGTAAAGCCAGACCTTGATGCCCTGGGTGTGCTTGGTGATGTAGGATGGTACAGCATCCGTTCAATCTTGTGGGCTGTTGAATATGAACTGCCTGAGACTGTGATCGCTCATCGTCATCCTGTCAAGAACCAAGCTGGCGTAATTCTTGCTTGTGGTGCAACATTGTACTGGGCAGATGGCAAGACTGCCACCTTCAACTGCTCTTTTCTTACCAACCTCGCTTTTGATGTCACCGTATATGGAACACATGGTACACTCCATGTCACTGACTTGGTCATTCCGTATGAAGAAAAGTATGGGGAGTTCAGTGTGGCCTCAAAGTCAAATTTTGTCAAACCCACTATCGGATGGGATCCTTTGCCATGCAAGCATGTTGTTACTACAGATTTGCCACAGGAGGCACTCATGGTTCAGGAATTCTCGAGGCTTGTGCAGAACATCCGGGATGCTGGTGGCAGGCCTGAGGGGAAGTGGCCGGCTATCACACGAAAGACACAGGTGGTGTTGGATGCCGTAAAGGCTTCTATTGACAAGGGATCTGAGCCTGTTGAGGTTGCCAGCTGA